From the genome of Merismopedia glauca CCAP 1448/3:
GATCAGACCTGTTCAGCCACAACCAGGGACATCCAGACCAACGCTAGTAGTTGACCCCGAACCAACTCGAAGGGCTAATCACAATCCTGCCAAAACCAAAAACACACCTCCCAAATGGCGGCGGGTTTCTCCTTTAGTTTATATCAGTAGGTTAGCGATTTTGGGCGTGGGATTGGGGGCGATCGCTGGGACTCTATTAGCTAGTTGGAACCCAAATGGGCGTTTAGCAGCCAAAAACCCAACTTCTGCGACTAAACCAACTGCCGCAGTGGTAGTGGCTAATCCTCAAAAACTATCTGCCTTTGGGCAAGAAATTTTACCTCTGGAAACCCAAATCAAAACTCTAGCGGCTAAATATCCCCAACTCTACCCAGAAGTGTTTTTAGTAGATTTAGATAGCGGTAATTATGTCAATTTAGCAGGCGATACCGCCATCTCAGCCGCAAGTACGATTAAAGTGCCAGTCTTAGTCGCCCTATTGCAAGATGTGGATGCGGGAAAAGTCCGCCTCAATGAAGAACTAACCCTAACTTCAAAGGTCATTGGTAGTGGTTCTGGAGCGATCCAATATCAAAAAATCGGCAGTAAATTTACCGTTTTGGAAGTAGCTACCAAAATGATCGTTATTAGTGACAATACAGCGACTAATATGATAATTGAACGGTTGGGGGGTCAAGAAAAATTAAACTCTCGTTTCCAAAGTTGGGGACTAACCACCACAGCTATTAAAAATCCTTTACCCGATCTAGAAGGAACAAATACTACCAGTCCCAAAGACTTAGTAGAGGTGATGGCAATGGTGAATCGGGGGGAATTAGTCTCAATGCGATCGCGCGATCGGATGTTGGGAATCATGCGCCAAACCGTCACCAATACCCTTCTACCTCAAGGATTGGGCAAGGGATCTACTATCGCTCACAAAACTGGTGATATCGGCTCTGTAGTGGGCGATGTGGGGCTAATTGATATGCCCAGTGGGAAACGTTATTTAGCTGCCGTTCTGGTCAAAAGACCGCACAACAATCCCAAAGCCCAAGAGTTGATTCGCCAAATTTCTCGTGCTACCTACAATCACTTTATTCAAGCTAACCTTAAATCTGAGGTATCTAGCTCAGATTCTGTAGTGATACCGACTGTTCCATCTCAGCCCCAGACTAATTCTGAGATTGACTGATTCCTCTTTAAAAAACCATTTCTCTCGCCAAGATCCGAGTTTTTGTCTACCTTGAAAGTAGGACAAATAATTTCGACTTAGGCAATTCTTTTGAAAATAAGGATTAGCTTCACCCAAATGCCTAGCCAGTGATGGGAATTTGAATTAGCCATGTATTTTTGAGTAAGCAAGATGAATACTGGAAAATCCTCTCAATCATTGCCCTTGGTCAACTCCATCCAGTTTTCACAAGTAGATGAAGGCGGATTAAACTTAGGGCAGTTTTTGGCAGCAATCCGCCGCCGATTATTATTAATTACGGGAATTACAGCTTTAGTAGCTACTGCTGGTCTGGCTAAAGCCCTAACTGAGCCTCCAATTTATGAAGATCGGTTTGAAATTTTAACTGAACCTGTGACGGGCGAAAGTCAAGTCATCTCCTCAGTACCTCAAACCTTAACTAATAAAGAAAGACCAGTCAAGTTGGGGCTAGATGAAACTAAGTTGTTAGTTCTGCAAAGTCCTAAAGTCCTAGCTCCAATTTATAACCAATTACAAGCTGTATATCCAGACTTGAGTTACGGGCGGTTTTTACGCAAGTTAAATATTCAGCCATTGGGTAAAGATACCAATATCTTGCAAGTCTCCTATCGCGGAAATACTCCCGAAGAAGTTCAGCAAGCTTTAAACTTAATTTCTCAAGCTTACCTAGACTATTCGCGAGAAGAACGTCAAACAGATGTCCGTCAAGGAATTAAGTTTGTCGAAGATCAATTACCTAAATTGCGATCGCGGGTGGAAATTCAGCAAACTGAATTACAAAAACTCCGTCAGCAAAATAACTTAGTCGATCCAGAAACCAAAGCCCAAGAACTTT
Proteins encoded in this window:
- a CDS encoding serine hydrolase; protein product: IRPVQPQPGTSRPTLVVDPEPTRRANHNPAKTKNTPPKWRRVSPLVYISRLAILGVGLGAIAGTLLASWNPNGRLAAKNPTSATKPTAAVVVANPQKLSAFGQEILPLETQIKTLAAKYPQLYPEVFLVDLDSGNYVNLAGDTAISAASTIKVPVLVALLQDVDAGKVRLNEELTLTSKVIGSGSGAIQYQKIGSKFTVLEVATKMIVISDNTATNMIIERLGGQEKLNSRFQSWGLTTTAIKNPLPDLEGTNTTSPKDLVEVMAMVNRGELVSMRSRDRMLGIMRQTVTNTLLPQGLGKGSTIAHKTGDIGSVVGDVGLIDMPSGKRYLAAVLVKRPHNNPKAQELIRQISRATYNHFIQANLKSEVSSSDSVVIPTVPSQPQTNSEID